The following proteins are encoded in a genomic region of Anaerolineae bacterium:
- a CDS encoding insulinase family protein yields the protein MNEILDQNNPGLKQGDNMSGYFIKKVARLEEINSVFYELEHTLTGTRHIHISKNDEENTFGVAFKTVPVDSTGVAHILEHTVLCGSSRFPVRDPFFSMLKRSLSTFMNAFTSSDWTMYPFSTQNRKDFYNLMDVYLDAAFFPKIDKLSFKQEGHRLEIEDDLKDDGSMKLVYKGVVYNEMKGAMSSPDQVLMRFLLKALYPDTTYSHNSGGDPVVIPGLTYDQLKVFHSRHYHPSNSFFYTYGDMPLKEHLNFIQEKILKKFERIDPKTDVLSQPRWNKPRKIINKYPLGDNEDPSKKCQVCVAWLTADIKDFFEILALILLEQILLGNSASPLRKALIDSELGTDLSDGTGFHADNRDTMFVCGLKDVEASSAGKIETIVFDTLKSLVDKGVDKTLIESAIHQIEFHRKEVTNTPYPYGIKLLLTISECWFHGGDPERILQLDADLDRLKKELSVGSFFENRIKSYFLDNFHRVLFTLAPDQLMERKENNRVAAELDGVSASLSGSDITKIQEDAKTLRQLQESIEDVSCLPTLELEDIPPSVKSVKETTGYNVAAACYNQPTSGIFYFEAAVGAGSFRKQLIPLIPFFCFALPGIGTAVHDYTEMAQLIDAYTGGIGLSSHSCTSFEEKGLCLPFISFGGKCLVRNQSRMFEIIQELLCKLDFSDFVRLKSLLYEYRADLESMVVQNGHMLAMSLASRNLSTTCALSEIWHGIHHLQTIKGLTDDLTEDKLKSISGDLLSIGKNLFMRSNFKMALIGEDRPLSTASSLATSVQNNLEDGQTNGFASPEIEFDDKIIMEGWSTSSAVSFVAQAFKTVRMGHEDAPALSVISKMLRSMYLHREIREKGGAYGGFAIYNSEDGIFNFGSYRDPHISATLKVYDGAVDFINSGHFVDEDVKEAILQVCSGIDRPDPPAVAAQKAFYRKIVSLSDEARKAFKERLLSLTRNKVVEVAEKYFDPNKSERSVAVISGEQKLKEANEKLPDHSQLRLYRI from the coding sequence ATGAATGAAATTTTGGATCAAAACAACCCCGGGCTAAAACAGGGCGACAATATGTCCGGTTATTTTATTAAGAAAGTTGCAAGGCTTGAGGAAATAAATTCGGTTTTTTATGAGCTTGAGCATACCCTTACAGGCACCAGGCATATCCATATCAGTAAAAATGACGAAGAAAACACATTCGGCGTAGCTTTTAAGACTGTTCCGGTTGATTCAACCGGTGTCGCGCATATTCTGGAACATACTGTTTTATGCGGTTCAAGCAGATTTCCTGTACGCGATCCGTTTTTTTCCATGTTAAAGAGAAGTTTGAGCACATTCATGAACGCCTTTACCTCATCGGACTGGACCATGTATCCTTTTTCCACCCAGAACAGGAAAGACTTTTACAACCTTATGGATGTTTATCTTGACGCGGCATTTTTTCCAAAAATAGATAAGCTCAGCTTCAAGCAGGAGGGCCATCGCCTGGAAATCGAAGATGATTTAAAAGATGACGGTTCCATGAAGCTTGTTTATAAAGGTGTTGTATATAACGAGATGAAGGGCGCCATGTCATCGCCGGATCAGGTGCTGATGCGATTTCTTTTAAAAGCCCTCTACCCGGACACAACATACAGCCACAACTCAGGCGGAGACCCTGTTGTAATTCCAGGTTTGACATATGATCAATTAAAGGTTTTTCACAGTCGGCATTATCATCCAAGCAACTCTTTTTTTTATACATACGGGGATATGCCGTTAAAGGAGCATCTTAATTTCATACAGGAAAAAATCTTAAAAAAATTTGAGCGGATCGATCCCAAAACCGATGTTCTTTCTCAACCCCGCTGGAACAAGCCCAGAAAGATAATAAATAAATATCCGCTTGGAGACAACGAAGATCCATCAAAAAAATGCCAGGTTTGCGTGGCGTGGCTGACCGCGGATATCAAGGATTTTTTTGAAATTCTGGCCCTTATACTGCTTGAGCAGATTCTTCTCGGAAATTCAGCCTCTCCCTTGCGCAAAGCATTGATAGATTCGGAGCTTGGAACCGATCTATCCGACGGGACAGGTTTTCATGCCGATAACAGGGACACCATGTTCGTATGCGGGCTCAAAGATGTGGAGGCGTCTTCCGCAGGAAAAATTGAAACCATTGTTTTTGATACCTTAAAAAGCCTTGTTGATAAAGGTGTTGACAAAACATTGATCGAGTCGGCCATCCATCAGATAGAATTTCATCGCAAGGAAGTAACAAACACACCATATCCATACGGCATAAAACTGCTTTTAACCATTTCAGAATGCTGGTTTCACGGTGGCGATCCTGAAAGAATTTTACAGCTTGACGCGGATCTTGACAGGCTTAAAAAAGAGCTTTCCGTGGGCTCATTTTTTGAAAACAGAATAAAAAGCTATTTTCTGGATAATTTCCACAGGGTGCTTTTTACGCTGGCTCCTGATCAATTGATGGAGCGTAAAGAAAACAACAGGGTTGCGGCGGAACTTGATGGTGTCAGTGCCTCATTGAGCGGATCCGATATAACAAAAATACAGGAGGATGCTAAAACTTTAAGGCAACTCCAGGAAAGCATAGAGGATGTTTCCTGCCTTCCCACACTTGAGCTTGAAGATATTCCTCCATCTGTTAAAAGCGTAAAGGAGACAACCGGGTACAATGTAGCGGCTGCGTGCTATAATCAACCAACCTCCGGCATCTTTTACTTTGAGGCGGCTGTAGGAGCCGGATCTTTCAGAAAACAGTTGATTCCACTTATCCCTTTTTTCTGCTTTGCTCTTCCTGGAATAGGAACAGCCGTACATGATTATACGGAAATGGCGCAGCTCATTGATGCATATACAGGCGGCATCGGGTTGTCTTCTCATTCCTGCACCAGTTTTGAAGAAAAGGGCCTTTGTTTGCCGTTTATCTCCTTTGGCGGAAAATGCCTTGTCAGAAATCAGAGCAGGATGTTTGAAATTATTCAGGAGCTTTTATGCAAACTGGATTTTTCAGATTTTGTCCGCTTAAAGAGCCTTTTGTATGAATACAGGGCTGACTTGGAATCAATGGTCGTGCAAAATGGGCATATGCTGGCAATGTCGCTTGCTTCGAGAAACCTATCAACCACCTGCGCACTCAGCGAAATATGGCATGGCATTCATCATCTGCAAACCATAAAGGGCTTAACCGATGATCTTACGGAAGATAAACTAAAGTCCATATCCGGCGATTTATTATCAATCGGCAAAAACCTTTTTATGCGAAGCAATTTTAAAATGGCGCTGATCGGCGAAGACCGTCCCCTGTCAACAGCATCTTCCCTGGCAACATCTGTGCAAAACAATCTGGAAGATGGGCAGACAAACGGTTTTGCGAGCCCGGAAATCGAATTTGATGATAAAATTATCATGGAAGGCTGGAGCACATCTTCCGCGGTTTCATTTGTGGCCCAGGCATTTAAGACAGTGCGGATGGGGCATGAAGATGCTCCTGCCTTATCTGTTATAAGTAAAATGCTTCGCTCAATGTATCTTCATCGTGAGATTCGGGAAAAAGGCGGAGCATACGGCGGATTCGCGATATATAATTCCGAGGACGGCATATTTAATTTCGGCTCTTACAGGGATCCACACATATCTGCTACCCTTAAGGTGTACGATGGCGCTGTAGATTTCATAAATTCCGGCCACTTTGTTGACGAAGATGTCAAGGAAGCTATTTTGCAGGTATGTTCCGGAATCGACAGGCCCGATCCACCGGCGGTAGCGGCTCAAAAGGCATTTTACAGAAAAATTGTTTCATTATCGGATGAGGCACGCAAGGCTTTTAAAGAGAGGCTTCTTTCGTTAACCAGAAATAAGGTCGTAGAGGTTGCTGAAAAATATTTTGATCCAAACAAGAGCGAGCGCTCTGTGGCGGTTATATCCGGCGAGCAGAAATTAAAGGAGGCAAATGAAAAATTGCCTGATCACAGTCAGCTAAGGCTTTACAGGATTTAG
- the rsmA gene encoding 16S rRNA (adenine(1518)-N(6)/adenine(1519)-N(6))-dimethyltransferase RsmA, translating into MTSPRTLLAAYDLHPKKQFGQNFLSDPSTAEKIAGLSKITSEDVILELGAGLGALTIPAAKSAKRLYAIEKDHRLIDILKTELLANRLSNVELIEEDMLKFDIKNLAENAGQKIIIIGNLPYNISSQIIIKLIESRAYVIRAVLMFQKELAMRITAQPGGKDYGRLAVMLGYCAKIKKLADVKAHQFFPKPKIDSQILEIKFLETIKYPANDEALLFRIIKGAFCQRRKTLRNALAGSELDIDTKTAQNMLDKAGIDSSLRAEALTISQFVTLSNAFKNLQSSNANMF; encoded by the coding sequence ATGACATCACCAAGAACACTTCTTGCAGCCTATGATCTGCATCCTAAAAAGCAGTTTGGTCAGAATTTTTTATCTGATCCATCTACTGCTGAAAAGATAGCAGGCCTTTCTAAAATTACCTCGGAGGATGTTATTCTGGAACTTGGCGCAGGCCTTGGCGCTCTTACTATACCAGCCGCAAAATCAGCAAAAAGACTTTACGCGATCGAAAAGGACCACCGGTTAATCGATATTTTGAAAACAGAACTTCTTGCAAACAGGCTTTCAAATGTTGAATTAATAGAAGAGGATATGCTGAAATTTGACATTAAGAATCTGGCGGAAAATGCCGGTCAAAAAATAATAATTATCGGGAATCTTCCCTACAACATTTCTTCTCAGATCATTATCAAGCTTATTGAATCCAGAGCTTATGTGATCAGGGCTGTTCTTATGTTTCAGAAAGAACTGGCCATGCGCATCACCGCTCAGCCTGGTGGCAAGGATTACGGCCGGCTCGCAGTCATGCTTGGGTACTGCGCAAAAATAAAAAAACTCGCGGATGTTAAGGCGCATCAATTTTTTCCAAAACCAAAGATAGATTCACAGATCCTTGAAATAAAATTTTTAGAAACCATAAAATATCCGGCAAATGATGAAGCATTACTTTTCAGGATCATAAAAGGGGCCTTTTGCCAGAGGAGAAAAACCCTCAGAAATGCTCTTGCGGGAAGCGAACTGGATATTGACACAAAAACAGCGCAAAACATGCTGGACAAGGCAGGCATTGATTCTTCCCTGCGTGCCGAGGCTCTGACAATATCTCAGTTTGTAACATTAAGTAATGCATTTAAGAACCTGCAAAGCTCTAACGCGAATATGTTTTGA
- a CDS encoding DUF2062 domain-containing protein, which translates to MKENNLGKIWQWGMRFKENIRQVITRFKQLQGNPHNIAMGMGLGIFVCATPTFPFQTFLAIALAFIFRGSKAAAIIGSWLAAPAIPFFYIGSYKLGTFILGYSISIAPDSLSISKLINMGWTVAFAMITGGIIIGLLPGIAGYLITYNVFKKIRSRMSQSEPT; encoded by the coding sequence ATGAAAGAAAATAACTTGGGTAAAATATGGCAATGGGGTATGAGGTTTAAAGAAAATATCCGGCAGGTTATCACCCGCTTTAAACAGCTTCAGGGTAACCCCCATAATATTGCCATGGGAATGGGGCTCGGCATCTTTGTTTGCGCAACACCGACATTTCCATTCCAAACCTTTTTAGCAATAGCCCTTGCCTTTATTTTTCGCGGCAGCAAAGCAGCCGCTATAATTGGATCGTGGCTTGCCGCCCCTGCGATACCATTTTTTTATATCGGGAGTTACAAACTGGGAACATTTATCCTCGGTTATTCAATCTCCATTGCCCCGGATTCATTGTCGATTTCAAAACTTATAAACATGGGATGGACCGTGGCATTCGCCATGATAACCGGCGGAATCATAATAGGACTTTTACCAGGGATTGCCGGCTATTTAATCACATACAATGTTTTTAAAAAAATACGCTCAAGAATGTCGCAATCTGAGCCAACATGA
- a CDS encoding 4Fe-4S dicluster domain-containing protein, which translates to MTMYAILETNNNPSAAVRTILQKMLSEKIVDSVLVLSKTPYSSLPMPTLITDTEKMEQAEPLAPAAPFNAARQAASVLRYPTGGKKAVVLRPCEIRALIELAKLKQCVLDEAIIIGIDCLGRIENNIYLELAAQKEDISSAFYNDSALQNRITGICKACEHFRPEGADLTVCLLGTPVMEKIGLLAGTRAGENIIKSLGLSAVEQPVKRENAINELLKKRIEARDALFSETTEKIKDIEKFQKMIANCLNCYNCRTACPVCYCKECVFLTDVFVHEPEVLQRRAAKKGAVKLPADTTMFHMTRLAHMSHACVGCGQCSSVCPSSIPVADIFKTVSAKVQELYDYVPGRDISESIPYLVFEKESSDG; encoded by the coding sequence ATGACAATGTACGCCATTTTGGAAACAAATAATAACCCTTCGGCGGCTGTTAGAACTATTCTGCAAAAAATGCTTTCAGAAAAGATAGTGGATTCTGTGCTGGTGCTATCCAAAACACCGTATTCATCTTTACCGATGCCGACTTTAATCACGGATACTGAAAAGATGGAGCAGGCAGAGCCTCTGGCGCCTGCAGCTCCTTTCAATGCCGCACGCCAGGCTGCTTCTGTTTTAAGATATCCTACAGGGGGGAAAAAGGCGGTTGTCCTCAGACCTTGTGAAATCAGGGCATTGATTGAACTTGCAAAGCTGAAACAATGCGTGCTTGACGAAGCAATAATCATTGGAATTGATTGTCTGGGACGTATTGAAAACAATATTTATCTGGAGCTTGCTGCACAGAAAGAGGATATTTCTTCCGCATTTTACAATGATTCGGCTTTGCAGAACCGCATTACCGGTATTTGCAAGGCCTGTGAGCATTTCAGGCCTGAAGGGGCCGATCTTACAGTCTGTCTTCTGGGTACACCGGTAATGGAGAAGATCGGACTGCTGGCAGGAACCAGGGCAGGCGAAAACATTATAAAAAGCCTCGGGCTTTCAGCCGTGGAACAGCCGGTTAAACGGGAGAATGCAATAAATGAGCTTCTTAAGAAAAGGATTGAGGCAAGGGATGCCCTTTTTAGCGAGACAACGGAAAAGATAAAAGATATTGAAAAATTTCAGAAGATGATAGCCAATTGCCTTAACTGCTATAACTGCAGAACAGCCTGTCCTGTCTGTTATTGCAAGGAGTGTGTATTCCTTACCGATGTATTTGTTCACGAGCCGGAAGTTTTGCAAAGGCGCGCTGCCAAAAAAGGGGCTGTAAAATTGCCTGCAGATACTACAATGTTTCATATGACCAGGCTTGCTCATATGAGCCATGCATGTGTAGGTTGTGGACAATGCAGCAGCGTTTGTCCCAGCAGCATTCCGGTTGCCGACATATTTAAGACCGTGTCTGCAAAGGTTCAGGAATTATATGACTACGTGCCGGGCCGTGATATTTCAGAATCAATACCATACCTGGTTTTTGAAAAAGAGTCTTCCGATGGATAA
- a CDS encoding CoB--CoM heterodisulfide reductase iron-sulfur subunit B family protein — MKYGFFPGCSYNSAAGYRQSVDAINRLMEIDLIEIPDWNCCGATAFFSLDEFKALALTARLFALAQASGFREIVTVCNACYTTLRKANQILSSNPETVSRINKELSKEGLLMEGNFTVRHYLEVLYNDVPAEKWSKNLTEKFKNYKVACYYGCQLTRPWGDLDHMEQPTILDRFIERLGFLPVDHSARTICCGASHTVSYADECGLLVSRIIREVHAKGGHMITTLCPLCQFNLDSWQKNLTHPIPVPFFTQLAGLALGLNPTELGLNKLLVPINKVLSREL; from the coding sequence GTGAAATACGGTTTTTTCCCGGGATGTTCTTATAATTCTGCCGCCGGATACAGGCAGTCGGTGGATGCGATAAACCGTTTAATGGAAATAGATCTGATTGAAATTCCGGATTGGAACTGTTGCGGTGCAACGGCTTTCTTCAGTCTTGACGAATTCAAGGCTCTGGCGCTCACCGCAAGGCTCTTTGCCTTGGCACAGGCAAGCGGGTTTCGAGAAATTGTTACGGTTTGCAATGCCTGTTATACCACCCTCCGCAAGGCAAACCAGATTCTAAGCAGCAATCCCGAAACTGTCTCCAGAATCAATAAAGAGCTTTCAAAAGAGGGTCTTTTGATGGAAGGAAATTTTACAGTCCGTCATTATCTTGAGGTTCTTTATAATGATGTGCCTGCAGAAAAATGGTCAAAAAATCTGACCGAAAAATTCAAGAATTATAAGGTGGCATGCTATTATGGCTGCCAGCTTACCAGGCCCTGGGGTGATCTTGATCATATGGAGCAACCCACAATTCTTGACCGTTTTATTGAGAGACTTGGTTTTCTGCCTGTTGATCATTCAGCCAGGACAATTTGCTGCGGGGCATCCCATACGGTTTCCTATGCAGATGAATGCGGTTTGCTTGTCTCCCGTATTATCCGTGAAGTCCACGCCAAGGGTGGGCATATGATAACAACCTTATGCCCCCTGTGTCAGTTCAACCTCGATTCGTGGCAGAAAAATTTAACTCATCCAATTCCCGTCCCCTTTTTTACGCAGCTTGCCGGTCTTGCCCTTGGCCTTAATCCGACAGAGCTGGGGCTGAATAAACTGCTCGTACCGATTAACAAGGTTTTAAGCCGGGAATTATGA
- a CDS encoding CoB--CoM heterodisulfide reductase iron-sulfur subunit A family protein: protein MKYKKPKIGVYICHCGMNIASKVDVESVVEFAGKLDHVAVAREYKFMCSSPGQQMIDNDIKKLGLNRVVVASCSPRMHELTFKKACEKAGINPHYFQMANIREQSSWVTRDPEEATAKAKDLVAAAVARVAFHRPLQSREVAVKKSILVIGGGIAGMQSALSAAESGYRVYLVEREPSIGGHMAKFDKTFPTLDCAACIMTPKMVAVDQHENIELLTYSEVVSIEGFIGNFKAKILKKPRYVNEDKCTGCGVCMEKCPARKIPSEFNERLTTRTAIYSPFPQAVPRTPVIDPEQCRVLAKNKRCGVCRKFCEAGAIDLEQKPRYLDIEVGAVIVATGFKAFDPTPLTNYGYGRFPEVYTSLEFERLNNATGPTSGKILMKNGQAPKKVAIIHCVGSRDVRYRKYCSRVCCMYSMKFAHLLREKTDAEVWEFYIDIRSPGKLYEEFYNRVQEEGVHLVRGRVAEVTDIPDNQEDFGRLTVIAENTLTRQAKRLLVDMVILSVGLEPAEGSKDVARLVGISTDGDGWMTELHAKLAPVATPVGGIFLAGCCQGPKDIPDTVAQAMAAAGEATSLLSKGTVSTKTEISYIDPDLCAGCQTCLQVCAYSAIQFDAGRCVSVVNDALCQGCGSCSVACPSGAAGVKHFTDKQVMEEMEAILIQECIYDR from the coding sequence ATGAAATATAAAAAACCAAAAATCGGGGTATATATTTGCCATTGTGGAATGAACATAGCGTCAAAGGTTGACGTTGAGTCGGTGGTTGAATTTGCCGGGAAGCTGGATCATGTTGCTGTAGCCCGTGAGTATAAGTTTATGTGCTCCAGTCCAGGGCAGCAAATGATTGACAACGACATCAAAAAACTCGGACTAAACCGAGTAGTGGTGGCATCATGCTCCCCCAGAATGCATGAGTTGACCTTTAAAAAAGCTTGTGAAAAAGCAGGCATAAATCCTCATTATTTCCAGATGGCAAACATTCGTGAGCAGTCCTCATGGGTAACCAGGGACCCGGAAGAAGCCACGGCCAAGGCAAAGGATCTTGTTGCCGCCGCAGTTGCAAGGGTTGCCTTCCACCGTCCTTTACAGAGCCGTGAAGTGGCTGTAAAAAAGTCCATTCTTGTCATAGGCGGAGGTATTGCAGGCATGCAGTCCGCACTTTCAGCTGCCGAATCCGGCTACAGGGTTTATCTTGTTGAGCGTGAACCATCAATCGGCGGCCACATGGCCAAGTTTGACAAAACATTCCCTACCCTTGACTGTGCTGCATGCATAATGACTCCTAAAATGGTCGCTGTTGATCAGCATGAAAACATTGAGCTCCTTACTTACAGTGAAGTAGTTTCTATCGAAGGTTTTATCGGAAATTTTAAAGCAAAAATACTTAAAAAACCACGTTATGTTAATGAAGATAAATGTACGGGCTGCGGCGTGTGTATGGAAAAATGCCCTGCAAGGAAGATCCCCAGTGAATTCAATGAACGACTTACCACCAGAACGGCTATCTATTCTCCATTTCCCCAGGCGGTTCCAAGGACGCCGGTAATTGATCCTGAACAATGCCGCGTCCTTGCAAAGAATAAACGCTGCGGAGTCTGCCGGAAATTCTGTGAAGCCGGTGCCATAGACCTTGAGCAAAAGCCTCGGTATCTGGATATAGAGGTCGGGGCAGTAATTGTTGCCACAGGATTTAAGGCGTTTGATCCCACACCTCTGACAAATTACGGATATGGGCGTTTCCCTGAAGTTTATACCAGCCTTGAATTTGAGCGGCTCAACAATGCTACAGGTCCTACTTCCGGCAAAATCCTTATGAAAAACGGTCAGGCTCCAAAAAAAGTAGCTATAATTCACTGTGTAGGATCGCGCGATGTAAGATACCGTAAATATTGTTCTCGAGTCTGCTGCATGTATTCAATGAAGTTCGCCCATCTTTTAAGAGAAAAAACAGACGCGGAAGTTTGGGAATTTTATATAGATATACGGTCTCCGGGTAAACTGTATGAGGAATTTTACAACCGTGTTCAGGAAGAAGGGGTTCACCTTGTCCGCGGCAGGGTGGCTGAGGTGACAGATATACCCGACAATCAGGAAGATTTTGGTCGTCTGACTGTTATTGCAGAGAACACCCTGACACGGCAGGCAAAAAGGCTGCTGGTTGACATGGTGATCCTTAGCGTTGGCCTGGAGCCCGCCGAAGGCTCGAAAGATGTTGCAAGGCTTGTCGGCATATCAACAGATGGAGACGGGTGGATGACCGAGCTGCACGCAAAACTTGCACCGGTCGCCACACCGGTCGGCGGAATTTTTCTTGCGGGGTGCTGCCAGGGGCCTAAAGATATTCCAGATACTGTGGCACAGGCTATGGCAGCGGCAGGAGAGGCTACGTCCCTGCTGTCCAAAGGCACGGTCAGTACGAAAACCGAGATATCTTATATTGATCCCGACCTATGTGCGGGCTGCCAGACATGTTTGCAGGTCTGCGCATATTCTGCGATACAATTTGATGCTGGACGCTGTGTTTCAGTTGTAAATGACGCATTGTGCCAGGGATGCGGCAGCTGTTCCGTTGCTTGCCCCAGCGGTGCTGCCGGAGTCAAGCATTTTACAGATAAACAGGTAATGGAAGAGATGGAGGCTATTCTTATTCAGGAGTGTATATATGACAGATGA
- a CDS encoding hydrogenase iron-sulfur subunit: protein MTDDFEPKIIVLVCNWCTYTAADLAGTSRLAYPANIRIIRLMCTGMIDSKYILKAFLDGADGVFIGGCHPGDCHYINGNLKAKKRISGIRKIVEQFGFDPKRLRLRWIGASEGPEFQQNMTEFVESIKALGPTSVKDRMIL from the coding sequence ATGACAGATGATTTTGAACCTAAAATAATTGTTCTGGTTTGTAACTGGTGCACCTATACAGCCGCGGACCTTGCCGGCACCTCAAGACTTGCCTATCCGGCGAATATACGCATAATACGGCTTATGTGCACCGGCATGATAGATTCAAAATATATTTTAAAGGCATTTCTTGATGGAGCGGACGGAGTATTTATAGGTGGTTGTCATCCCGGAGACTGTCACTATATCAATGGGAATCTCAAGGCTAAAAAGCGGATTTCCGGGATTAGAAAAATCGTGGAACAGTTCGGGTTCGATCCCAAGCGTCTCAGGCTTCGCTGGATAGGAGCCAGCGAAGGACCGGAGTTTCAACAAAACATGACCGAATTTGTTGAGTCAATAAAGGCCCTCGGGCCCACAAGTGTGAAAGACCGTATGATCCTTTAA
- a CDS encoding 4Fe-4S dicluster domain-containing protein, with product MDEKNLQDIFYDTVYGRKILKCIQCGTCSASCPLTGLMEHGPRELFALIRDGDMEKALRSETPWYCVSCYQCVARCPQEIPVIDLMYCLKRMSKEHGLVPGSHKMPDLYQAFSQAVYSHGRISEAMVMAHYGILHPVDAFKNISVALQLLKRKRLEFFPRQIIGRRWIAQLPAGEKVRKDIQ from the coding sequence ATGGATGAAAAGAATCTTCAGGATATATTTTATGATACAGTATATGGCAGAAAGATTTTGAAATGTATACAATGCGGCACATGCAGCGCCTCTTGTCCACTGACAGGTCTTATGGAACATGGCCCCAGGGAGCTTTTTGCTCTAATTCGTGACGGAGATATGGAAAAGGCTCTGCGATCCGAGACCCCATGGTATTGCGTTTCCTGCTATCAGTGCGTGGCCCGCTGTCCGCAGGAAATTCCTGTAATAGACCTGATGTACTGCCTGAAGCGCATGTCAAAGGAGCACGGCCTGGTTCCGGGTTCGCACAAGATGCCTGACCTTTACCAGGCATTTTCTCAGGCAGTGTATAGTCATGGAAGGATTTCCGAGGCTATGGTGATGGCTCATTATGGAATACTGCATCCTGTTGATGCTTTCAAAAACATATCCGTAGCTCTGCAACTTCTAAAAAGGAAGCGGCTTGAATTTTTTCCCCGGCAGATAATTGGACGAAGGTGGATTGCGCAGCTTCCTGCCGGTGAGAAAGTGAGAAAGGATATACAGTGA